Proteins from a genomic interval of Nocardioidaceae bacterium:
- a CDS encoding NADH-quinone oxidoreductase subunit D yields the protein MSTTHDSPGSTTSDAYADPSAASSSETTQGRVFTVTGQDWDSVSQAIGEQAEERVVVNMGPQHPSTHGVLRLILELDGETVTEARCGIGYLHTGIEKNMEFRTWVQGVTFCTRMDYLSPFFNEATYSLGVERLLGIEDDIPQRASEIRVLMMELNRISSHLVAIATGGMELGALTVMTIGFREREQVLDLFELITGLRMNHAYIRPGGVAQDLPDDAIGRIKDFIALMRKRLPEIEALCNANPIFKGRLVDVGYLDLAGCMALGISGPMLRSTGYAWDLRKTQPYCGYETYDFDVPTRDTCDSYGRFRIRVDEMFESLKIVEQCVERLEKSAGQPVMVADKKIAWPSQLAIGSDGMGNSAEHIKHIMGESMEALIHHFKLVTEGFRVPSGQAYVPVESPRGELGAHVVSDGGTRPYRAHFRDPSFNNLQATSILAEGGQVADVIVAIASIDPVMGGVDR from the coding sequence ATGAGCACCACGCACGATTCCCCGGGCTCGACCACCTCCGACGCGTACGCCGACCCCTCGGCCGCCTCCTCGAGCGAGACGACGCAGGGCCGCGTCTTCACCGTCACCGGTCAGGACTGGGACTCGGTCTCCCAGGCCATCGGCGAGCAGGCCGAGGAGCGGGTCGTGGTCAACATGGGCCCGCAGCACCCCTCCACCCACGGTGTGCTCCGCCTGATCCTCGAGCTCGACGGCGAGACGGTCACCGAGGCCCGCTGCGGCATCGGCTACCTGCACACCGGCATCGAGAAGAACATGGAGTTCCGCACCTGGGTGCAGGGCGTCACGTTCTGCACCCGCATGGACTACCTCTCCCCGTTCTTCAACGAGGCGACGTACTCCCTGGGGGTGGAGCGGCTCCTCGGCATCGAGGACGACATCCCGCAGCGCGCCAGCGAGATCCGCGTGCTGATGATGGAGCTCAACCGCATCTCCTCCCACCTCGTGGCCATCGCCACCGGAGGCATGGAGCTCGGGGCCCTGACGGTCATGACGATCGGGTTCCGCGAGCGCGAGCAGGTGCTCGACCTCTTCGAGCTCATCACCGGCCTGCGGATGAACCACGCGTACATCCGCCCCGGCGGCGTCGCCCAGGACCTGCCCGACGACGCGATCGGCCGCATCAAGGACTTCATCGCCCTGATGCGCAAGCGTCTCCCCGAGATCGAGGCGCTGTGCAACGCGAACCCGATCTTCAAGGGCCGTCTCGTCGACGTCGGCTACCTCGACCTGGCCGGCTGCATGGCCCTCGGCATCTCCGGTCCGATGCTCCGGTCCACCGGCTACGCCTGGGACCTGCGCAAGACGCAGCCGTACTGCGGCTACGAGACCTATGACTTCGACGTGCCGACCCGCGACACCTGCGACTCCTACGGCCGCTTCCGCATCCGGGTCGACGAGATGTTCGAGTCGCTGAAGATCGTCGAGCAGTGCGTCGAGCGGCTGGAGAAGTCCGCCGGTCAGCCGGTCATGGTCGCCGACAAGAAGATCGCCTGGCCGAGCCAGCTCGCGATCGGCTCCGACGGCATGGGCAACTCCGCCGAGCACATCAAGCACATCATGGGCGAGTCGATGGAGGCTCTGATCCACCACTTCAAGCTGGTCACCGAGGGCTTCCGGGTGCCGTCGGGGCAGGCGTACGTGCCGGTCGAGAGCCCCCGTGGCGAGCTCGGTGCCCACGTGGTCTCCGACGGCGGCACGCGGCCCTACCGTGCGCACTTCCGCGACCCGAGCTTCAACAACCTGCAGGCGACCTCGATCCTGGCCGAGGGTGGCCAGGTCGCCGACGTCATCGTCGCGATCGCCTCGATCGACCCGGTGATGGGAGGCGTCGACCGATGA
- a CDS encoding NADH-quinone oxidoreductase subunit C — protein sequence MSPDMPQEPETSGSQNAGRGVGEGRQNLPADPATSSVEVVATRDGSFGVHGPGDTTGYAGLVTTVVMPGATPRPFGGVHDEVADALEAGLRRSMEAGAADEAIEKVVIHRDEMTVFVRRQHLVAVAQVLRDDPDLRFEWCGGVSGVHFPDDRDRELHAVYHLLSMTHNRRLRLEVVAPDTDPTIPSLVAVYPTNDWHERETWDFFGIVFEGHPALTRIQMPDDWPGHPQRKDYPLGGIPVEYKGGTVPPPDQRRSYN from the coding sequence ATGAGTCCCGACATGCCCCAGGAGCCGGAGACCTCCGGCAGCCAGAACGCCGGCCGCGGCGTCGGTGAGGGCCGGCAGAACCTGCCCGCCGACCCTGCCACCTCCTCCGTCGAGGTCGTCGCCACCCGCGACGGGTCCTTCGGCGTGCACGGCCCCGGTGACACCACGGGCTACGCCGGACTCGTCACCACGGTGGTCATGCCGGGCGCCACGCCGCGCCCGTTCGGTGGCGTGCACGACGAGGTCGCCGACGCGCTCGAGGCGGGACTGCGCCGCTCCATGGAGGCCGGCGCCGCCGACGAGGCCATCGAGAAGGTCGTCATCCACCGCGACGAGATGACGGTCTTCGTACGCCGTCAGCACCTCGTCGCGGTCGCCCAGGTGCTGCGCGACGACCCCGACCTGCGCTTCGAGTGGTGCGGCGGCGTCTCGGGGGTGCACTTCCCCGACGACCGCGACCGCGAGCTGCACGCGGTCTACCACCTGCTGTCGATGACCCACAACCGTCGGCTGCGCCTCGAGGTCGTGGCGCCCGACACCGACCCGACGATCCCGTCCCTGGTCGCGGTCTACCCGACCAACGACTGGCACGAGCGCGAGACCTGGGACTTCTTCGGCATCGTGTTCGAGGGCCACCCGGCGCTGACCCGCATCCAGATGCCCGACGACTGGCCGGGCCACCCGCAGCGCAAGGACTACCCGCTGGGCGGCATCCCGGTGGAGTACAAGGGCGGCACCGTCCCGCCCCCGGACCAGCGGAGGAGCTACAACTGA
- a CDS encoding NADH-quinone oxidoreductase subunit B, producing the protein MGIEEKLPSGVLLTTVEGVAGYMRKASFWPATFGLACCAIEMMTSGGPRYDLARYGMEVFRASPRQADLMIVAGRVSQKMAPVLRQIYDQMAEPKYVLAMGVCASSGGMFNNYAIVQGVDHVVPVDMYLPGCPPRPEMLIDAILKLHDKVQDTKLGAHRTKQIDELEVAALRELPSQEMRGLLR; encoded by the coding sequence ATGGGTATCGAGGAGAAGCTCCCCAGCGGCGTCCTGCTCACCACCGTCGAGGGCGTCGCGGGCTACATGCGCAAGGCGTCCTTCTGGCCGGCCACGTTCGGGCTGGCCTGCTGCGCGATCGAGATGATGACCTCGGGCGGGCCGCGCTACGACCTCGCGCGCTACGGCATGGAGGTCTTCCGTGCCTCCCCGCGCCAGGCCGACCTGATGATCGTCGCGGGCCGGGTGAGTCAGAAGATGGCCCCGGTGCTGCGGCAGATCTACGACCAGATGGCGGAGCCGAAGTACGTGCTGGCGATGGGCGTGTGCGCGTCCTCGGGCGGCATGTTCAACAACTACGCGATCGTCCAGGGCGTCGACCACGTCGTGCCCGTCGACATGTACCTGCCGGGCTGCCCGCCGCGGCCCGAGATGCTCATCGACGCGATCCTGAAGCTGCACGACAAGGTGCAGGACACCAAGCTCGGCGCCCACCGCACCAAGCAGATCGACGAGCTCGAGGTCGCGGCGCTGCGCGAGCTGCCCAGCCAGGAGATGAGGGGCCTGCTCCGATGA
- a CDS encoding NADH-quinone oxidoreductase subunit A, whose amino-acid sequence MDLYTPVLGLLILGAGFAVFSVAVSSLTGPKRYNRAKLDSYECGIEPSPQAHDGGRFPVKYYTVAMTFIIFDVEVMFLIPWAVYFDQLAWFGFAAIILFLANITVAYGYEWRRGGLEWD is encoded by the coding sequence ATGGACCTCTACACACCGGTCCTGGGACTCCTGATCCTGGGGGCGGGCTTCGCGGTCTTCTCCGTGGCCGTCAGCAGCCTGACCGGCCCCAAGCGCTACAACCGCGCCAAGCTCGACTCCTACGAGTGCGGCATCGAGCCCTCGCCGCAGGCGCACGACGGCGGCCGCTTCCCGGTGAAGTACTACACGGTCGCGATGACCTTCATCATCTTCGACGTCGAGGTGATGTTCCTGATCCCGTGGGCCGTCTACTTCGACCAGCTCGCGTGGTTCGGCTTTGCCGCGATCATCCTGTTCCTCGCCAACATCACCGTCGCCTACGGCTACGAGTGGCGTCGAGGCGGGCTGGAGTGGGACTGA
- a CDS encoding demethylmenaquinone methyltransferase — protein MTRADLDKQPAEVAAMFDGVAKRYDLTNDVLSLGQDRRWRTKVLQAVDPAYGDRVLDLAAGTGTSSEPFAERGATVVPCDFSLGMLRVGKQNRPDLPFTAGDGTRLPFGDETFDAVTISFGLRNIVDPAAGLREMARVTRPGGRLVVCEFSDPTWRPFRTVYLEYLMKALPAVARKVSSAPDAYVYLAESIRAWPDQRGLAAMLDEAGWGEVRWQNLSGGIVALHTGVKPPS, from the coding sequence GTGACGCGCGCAGACCTGGACAAGCAGCCCGCCGAGGTCGCCGCGATGTTCGACGGCGTCGCCAAGCGCTACGACCTGACCAACGACGTGCTCTCGCTCGGGCAGGACCGCCGCTGGCGTACGAAGGTCCTGCAGGCGGTCGACCCGGCGTACGGCGACCGTGTGCTCGACCTCGCCGCCGGCACCGGCACCTCCTCGGAGCCCTTCGCCGAGCGCGGCGCCACCGTCGTGCCGTGCGACTTCTCCCTCGGCATGCTGCGGGTGGGCAAGCAGAACCGCCCCGACCTCCCGTTCACCGCGGGCGACGGCACCAGGCTCCCCTTCGGGGACGAGACCTTCGACGCGGTCACGATCTCCTTCGGGCTGCGCAACATCGTCGACCCCGCAGCGGGTCTGCGCGAGATGGCGCGGGTGACCCGGCCGGGGGGCCGGCTCGTGGTGTGCGAGTTCTCCGACCCCACCTGGAGACCGTTCCGCACCGTCTACCTGGAGTACCTGATGAAGGCGCTCCCGGCGGTGGCGCGCAAGGTGTCCTCGGCCCCCGACGCGTACGTCTACCTCGCCGAGTCGATCCGCGCCTGGCCGGACCAGCGCGGTCTGGCGGCGATGCTGGACGAGGCCGGGTGGGGCGAGGTGCGCTGGCAGAACCTCTCGGGCGGCATCGTCGCCCTGCACACGGGCGTCAAGCCGCCCTCCTGA
- a CDS encoding isochorismate synthase, whose translation MTDAPAPRGLAAPAPTLVTRTRGVEDPGALLDLLPADAACAWLRGGDGLVGWGEAARVEFAGADRFEAADRWWREATEAAVVRDEVGVPGTGLVCFGSFAFADEPGRSILVVPEVVVGRRGETVWVSTTGTSLGPAPRLRPTDAPRPPGDLEVDDDAAGRDRWTGAVAEAVSRIEDGGLEKVVLARDVHARHEGRLDVRWPLRRLAEDYPTCWTFHVDGLFGATPEMLVRLERGLVTSRVLAGTIQRSGDEVRDLSLGAALSRSSKDLEEHEYAVRSVADRLAAHCTSMNVPERPFVLELPNVLHLATDVAGVSSDDASALRLAAALHPSAAVGGTPTEVAVELIAELEGMDRGRYAGPVGWMDARGDGEWGIALRSAEVTEEGVRLFAGCGIVAGSRPEAELAESDAKLVPVTDALS comes from the coding sequence GTGACCGACGCCCCCGCCCCTCGGGGTCTCGCGGCACCGGCTCCGACGCTGGTGACGCGGACCCGCGGCGTCGAGGACCCCGGAGCGCTCCTCGACCTGCTGCCAGCCGATGCCGCGTGTGCCTGGCTGCGCGGCGGCGACGGCCTGGTCGGCTGGGGCGAGGCCGCGCGCGTCGAGTTCGCCGGCGCCGACCGCTTCGAGGCGGCGGACCGCTGGTGGCGGGAGGCGACCGAGGCGGCCGTCGTCCGCGACGAGGTCGGGGTGCCCGGCACGGGCCTGGTCTGCTTCGGCAGCTTCGCCTTCGCCGACGAGCCGGGCCGCAGCATCCTGGTCGTCCCCGAGGTCGTGGTGGGCAGGCGCGGTGAGACGGTCTGGGTCTCGACCACGGGCACCTCGCTGGGTCCCGCGCCCCGGCTGCGCCCCACTGACGCACCCCGGCCGCCTGGGGACCTCGAGGTCGACGACGACGCCGCCGGGCGCGACCGCTGGACCGGGGCCGTCGCCGAGGCGGTGTCCCGCATCGAGGACGGGGGCCTGGAGAAGGTCGTGCTGGCGCGCGACGTGCACGCCCGCCACGAGGGCCGGCTCGACGTGCGGTGGCCGCTGCGCCGTCTCGCGGAGGACTACCCGACCTGCTGGACCTTCCACGTCGACGGCCTCTTCGGCGCCACCCCGGAGATGCTGGTGCGGCTCGAGCGGGGCCTGGTCACCTCCCGCGTGCTCGCCGGCACGATCCAGCGGTCCGGCGACGAGGTGCGCGACCTGAGCCTCGGGGCAGCGTTGTCGCGGTCCAGCAAGGACCTGGAGGAGCACGAGTACGCCGTACGCTCGGTCGCCGACCGCCTGGCCGCGCACTGCACGTCGATGAACGTGCCCGAGCGGCCGTTCGTGCTCGAGCTGCCCAACGTGCTGCACCTGGCCACCGACGTCGCGGGCGTCTCCTCCGACGACGCCTCCGCGCTGCGCCTGGCGGCCGCGCTGCACCCGTCTGCCGCCGTCGGCGGCACCCCGACCGAGGTCGCGGTCGAGCTCATCGCCGAGCTCGAGGGCATGGACCGCGGCCGCTACGCCGGCCCCGTCGGCTGGATGGACGCCCGCGGTGACGGCGAGTGGGGCATCGCGCTCCGCTCGGCCGAGGTGACCGAGGAGGGCGTACGCCTCTTCGCCGGCTGCGGCATCGTCGCCGGGTCACGGCCCGAGGCCGAGCTGGCCGAGTCCGACGCGAAGCTCGTGCCGGTCACCGACGCGCTGAGCTAG
- the menD gene encoding 2-succinyl-5-enolpyruvyl-6-hydroxy-3-cyclohexene-1-carboxylic-acid synthase, producing MSTPGRPVRNAATAAATTVLDALVAGGVRDLVLCPGSRSAPFALAAHDRVRTGALRLHTRLDERTAAFLALGIAKTSRRPTAVLTTSGTAVAHLHPAALEAAHAGVDLVLLTADRPAGVRGTGANQTTDFAVGFGPAAVVSVDVPAGVPGGLDDCTVQVRAWRAHVHDALRAQRRTPGPVHLNVQLPEPLVPDAPDGWTEVHEQDTAPGPDPASSSPPPPVTVLPGGPRTVVVAGDDAGPPARHLAERSGWPLLAEPSSGSRTGEHALRSYRLLLEVPELADRIERVVVAGHPTLSRPVSRLLRRPDIEHVALLPRAHHPGWPGRRAVTDLAGLVSLTAPALAVEEPDGSGWFESWQAADRAASRAVDHFLGAASGLLPHHVAAAVGAALPPSGLLVVGASNPIRDLDLVHRPTGVGERRLVLANRGLAGIDGTVSTAIGASIARPHSSRNLALMGDLTFLHDHAGLLLGPYEQRPDLTIVVVNDRGGSIFAGLEQGAPAYADSFEQVFALPHEVHLEQLCAATRTPYALATSRGELEALLASPNGGIEVVEARVDRAGRRELDQQLRTTGIAAASEALRS from the coding sequence GTGAGCACCCCGGGTCGCCCCGTACGCAACGCCGCGACGGCTGCGGCCACCACGGTCCTCGACGCCCTGGTGGCGGGCGGCGTCCGCGACCTCGTGCTGTGCCCCGGCTCCCGCAGCGCGCCGTTCGCCCTGGCCGCGCACGACCGCGTACGCACCGGCGCCCTGCGACTGCACACCCGGCTCGACGAGCGCACCGCTGCGTTCCTCGCGCTGGGGATCGCGAAGACCTCGCGCCGGCCGACTGCCGTGCTGACCACCTCCGGCACCGCGGTCGCCCACCTGCACCCCGCGGCGCTGGAGGCCGCGCACGCCGGAGTCGACCTGGTGCTGCTCACCGCTGACCGGCCGGCGGGCGTGCGTGGCACCGGGGCCAATCAGACGACCGACTTCGCCGTCGGGTTCGGACCCGCCGCGGTCGTCTCGGTCGACGTGCCGGCCGGCGTGCCGGGCGGCCTCGACGACTGCACGGTGCAGGTGCGCGCCTGGCGCGCCCACGTGCACGACGCCCTGCGGGCCCAGCGGCGTACGCCCGGGCCGGTGCACCTCAACGTGCAGCTGCCCGAGCCCCTGGTGCCGGATGCACCCGACGGGTGGACGGAGGTCCACGAGCAGGACACGGCCCCGGGGCCCGACCCCGCGTCGTCCTCCCCGCCGCCCCCGGTGACGGTGCTGCCCGGCGGTCCCCGCACCGTGGTCGTCGCCGGCGACGACGCGGGACCCCCCGCGCGGCACCTCGCCGAGCGGTCGGGGTGGCCCCTGCTGGCCGAGCCGTCGTCGGGGTCGCGCACCGGCGAGCACGCCCTGCGCTCCTACCGGCTGCTGCTGGAGGTGCCGGAGCTGGCGGACCGGATCGAGCGGGTCGTGGTGGCCGGCCACCCGACGTTGTCACGCCCCGTGAGTCGGCTGCTCCGTCGACCCGACATCGAGCACGTGGCGCTGCTGCCGCGTGCCCACCACCCCGGCTGGCCCGGCCGCCGCGCCGTCACCGACCTCGCCGGGCTCGTGTCGCTGACCGCACCCGCCCTCGCGGTCGAGGAGCCTGACGGCTCCGGGTGGTTCGAGAGCTGGCAGGCCGCCGACCGCGCCGCGAGCCGCGCCGTCGACCACTTCCTGGGCGCCGCTTCGGGGTTGCTGCCGCACCACGTCGCGGCCGCCGTCGGTGCCGCCCTCCCACCCTCGGGCCTGCTGGTCGTCGGTGCCTCCAACCCGATCCGCGACCTCGACCTGGTGCACCGCCCGACCGGCGTGGGCGAACGGCGCCTCGTGCTCGCCAACCGCGGACTGGCCGGCATCGACGGCACGGTCTCCACGGCGATCGGCGCCTCGATCGCGCGGCCCCACTCCTCGCGCAACCTCGCGCTGATGGGAGACCTGACCTTCCTGCACGACCACGCCGGGCTGCTGCTGGGCCCGTACGAGCAGCGTCCCGACCTCACGATCGTCGTGGTCAACGACCGCGGCGGGTCGATCTTCGCGGGGCTGGAGCAGGGGGCGCCGGCGTACGCGGACTCCTTCGAGCAGGTCTTCGCCCTGCCCCACGAGGTGCACCTGGAGCAGCTGTGCGCGGCGACACGGACGCCCTACGCGCTCGCCACCTCGCGCGGGGAGCTCGAGGCCCTGCTCGCCTCGCCGAACGGCGGCATCGAGGTGGTCGAGGCGCGCGTCGACCGGGCGGGCCGCCGGGAGCTGGACCAGCAGCTGCGTACGACGGGCATCGCCGCCGCGAGCGAGGCACTGCGCAGCTGA
- a CDS encoding o-succinylbenzoate synthase, with translation MSRGEVFSLPLRTRFRGITVREGVLLRGEAGWGEFSPFTEYDDATALPWLRAALEAADEGWPDPVRDSVPVNVTVPAVAPELAADVVRRSAGCRTAKVKVAEPGQSLADDEARVAAVRAALEEAGPGAAPGRIRVDANGAWTPERAVTAIRALDRAAGGLEYVEQPCAEVEELAVVRRRVDVPIAADESIRRAADPYRVRDLEAADIAVLKVQPLGGVRACLRIAEDIGLPVVVSSALESSVGIAAGVALAAALPELPYACGLATVQLMVEDLAEDPLLPVDGALPVRRPQVDLAALERLGADDGRATWWGERLDRVRSLAGAP, from the coding sequence GTGAGCCGCGGCGAGGTCTTCTCTCTGCCCCTGCGGACGCGCTTCCGCGGCATCACGGTCCGCGAGGGCGTCCTGCTGCGCGGCGAGGCCGGGTGGGGGGAGTTCAGCCCGTTCACCGAGTACGACGACGCCACGGCCCTGCCCTGGCTGCGCGCCGCGCTCGAGGCCGCCGACGAGGGCTGGCCCGACCCGGTGCGCGACAGCGTCCCGGTCAACGTGACCGTGCCGGCCGTCGCCCCCGAGCTCGCCGCCGACGTCGTGCGCCGCTCCGCCGGCTGCCGCACCGCGAAGGTGAAGGTCGCCGAGCCGGGGCAGTCCCTCGCCGACGACGAGGCGCGCGTGGCCGCGGTGCGCGCGGCGCTGGAGGAGGCGGGCCCCGGGGCCGCTCCCGGGCGCATCCGCGTCGACGCCAACGGAGCCTGGACCCCCGAGCGGGCCGTGACGGCCATCCGCGCCCTGGACCGGGCCGCCGGGGGGCTGGAGTACGTCGAGCAGCCCTGCGCCGAGGTCGAGGAGCTCGCCGTGGTGCGCCGCCGCGTCGACGTGCCGATCGCGGCCGACGAGTCGATCCGCCGCGCCGCGGACCCCTACCGCGTCCGCGACCTGGAGGCCGCCGACATCGCGGTGCTGAAGGTGCAGCCGCTCGGCGGCGTCCGGGCCTGTCTGCGCATCGCCGAGGACATCGGGCTCCCGGTCGTCGTGAGCTCGGCCCTGGAGTCCTCGGTCGGCATCGCCGCGGGCGTCGCCCTGGCCGCGGCGCTGCCGGAGCTGCCGTACGCGTGCGGTCTGGCGACCGTGCAGCTGATGGTCGAGGACCTCGCGGAGGACCCGCTGCTGCCCGTGGACGGTGCCCTGCCGGTGCGCCGCCCGCAGGTCGACCTCGCCGCCCTCGAGCGCCTCGGCGCCGACGACGGGCGCGCGACCTGGTGGGGCGAGCGCCTCGACCGGGTCCGCTCCCTGGCGGGGGCCCCGTGA
- a CDS encoding AMP-binding protein produces the protein MVRDQVADWLREARPQPLVVETSGSTGDPKRVVLTREAVLASVEATHERLGGPGAWLLTLPHAYVAGVQVLVRSLHAGHAPVLRGEGESLAEAVARLEGPRRYVSLVPTQLYRLLEAVEHDGPEALGHALQARRDLAALTGLDAVLLGGGPVDVDLRLRAARHGIETVATYGMAETAGGCVYDGVPLDGVEVVTDDDSRLRIAGPMLFGGYEGDPTATAAVLRGGWFRTADLGEVQPATADRTVRVRVLGRADDVVVTGGVNVPGPVVAARLAEHPMVEACEVIGVEDAEWGRRLVAYVVLDENHPEPTGEATADRPTATELRDWVALVHPRSWAPREVLVVPRIPRTDRGKVDRAALLARGDER, from the coding sequence GTGGTGCGCGACCAGGTCGCCGACTGGCTCCGAGAGGCCCGTCCCCAGCCCCTCGTCGTCGAGACGTCGGGGTCGACGGGCGACCCCAAGCGGGTCGTCCTGACCCGTGAGGCCGTGCTCGCGAGCGTCGAGGCCACGCACGAGCGGCTCGGCGGTCCGGGTGCCTGGCTCCTGACGCTCCCACACGCGTACGTCGCGGGTGTGCAGGTGCTCGTCCGCTCGCTGCACGCCGGCCACGCGCCGGTGCTGCGCGGTGAGGGGGAGTCGCTCGCCGAGGCCGTCGCTCGCCTGGAGGGGCCGCGCCGTTACGTCTCGCTCGTGCCCACCCAGCTGTACCGACTGCTGGAGGCCGTCGAGCACGACGGGCCCGAGGCCCTCGGCCACGCCCTCCAGGCCCGCCGCGACCTGGCCGCGCTGACGGGCCTCGATGCCGTGCTGCTCGGGGGCGGGCCGGTCGACGTCGACCTCCGCCTCCGCGCGGCACGGCACGGCATCGAGACGGTGGCGACGTACGGGATGGCCGAGACCGCCGGCGGCTGCGTCTACGACGGGGTGCCCCTCGACGGGGTCGAGGTCGTGACCGACGACGACTCGCGCCTGCGCATCGCCGGCCCCATGCTCTTCGGCGGCTACGAGGGCGACCCGACCGCGACCGCCGCGGTGCTCCGGGGCGGCTGGTTCCGCACCGCCGACCTCGGCGAGGTGCAGCCGGCCACGGCGGACCGGACGGTCCGCGTCCGGGTGCTGGGCCGCGCCGACGACGTCGTGGTCACCGGCGGCGTCAACGTGCCCGGGCCGGTCGTCGCCGCCCGGCTTGCGGAGCACCCGATGGTCGAGGCCTGCGAGGTGATCGGCGTCGAGGACGCGGAGTGGGGACGGCGCCTCGTGGCGTACGTCGTGCTCGACGAGAACCACCCCGAGCCGACCGGCGAGGCGACCGCCGACCGGCCCACCGCCACGGAGCTGCGTGACTGGGTGGCGCTCGTCCACCCGCGGTCCTGGGCGCCTCGCGAGGTGCTCGTCGTGCCGCGCATCCCGCGCACCGATCGCGGCAAGGTCGACCGCGCGGCGCTGCTGGCCCGAGGGGACGAGCGGTGA
- a CDS encoding 1,4-dihydroxy-2-naphthoate polyprenyltransferase, whose translation MSTETLSPTPGQWLEGARPKTLPAAVAPVAAGAGVALHLDSFALGPVLLALVVALALQVGVNYANDYSDGVRGTDDARVGPLRLVGSGLAAPQAVKRAAYASLGVAAVAGLVLAVLTAWWLVPVGALCIAAAWFYTGGSRPYGYAGLGEVMVFLFFGLVAVVGTVYVQTESFGDGMLAPSLLAAVAIGAVACAILVVNNLRDVPTDTEAGKTTLAVRLGDSRTRALYALLMLTPAVCTLALAVVTGPFALLGLVHGPLALQGVRTVAGIGREAATGRALVPVLGVTGRAELFLGVGLLVGLAL comes from the coding sequence GTGAGCACCGAGACCCTCTCCCCCACCCCCGGCCAGTGGCTGGAGGGCGCACGACCGAAGACCCTGCCCGCTGCCGTGGCGCCGGTCGCGGCCGGTGCGGGCGTCGCCCTGCACCTCGACTCCTTCGCCCTCGGACCCGTGCTGCTGGCGCTCGTCGTCGCCCTGGCACTGCAGGTCGGCGTGAACTACGCCAACGACTACTCCGACGGGGTCCGAGGCACCGATGACGCGCGGGTGGGACCGCTCCGGCTGGTCGGCTCGGGCCTCGCGGCGCCGCAAGCGGTCAAGCGGGCCGCGTACGCCTCCCTCGGGGTCGCCGCCGTCGCCGGCCTGGTGCTCGCCGTGCTGACCGCCTGGTGGCTCGTGCCGGTCGGGGCGCTGTGCATCGCCGCGGCGTGGTTCTACACCGGCGGGTCGCGGCCCTACGGCTACGCCGGGCTCGGCGAGGTGATGGTCTTCCTGTTCTTCGGCCTGGTCGCGGTCGTCGGCACCGTGTACGTGCAGACGGAGTCGTTCGGCGACGGCATGCTGGCGCCGTCGTTGCTCGCCGCGGTGGCGATCGGCGCGGTCGCCTGCGCGATCCTCGTCGTCAACAACCTGCGGGACGTGCCCACCGACACCGAGGCCGGCAAGACGACGCTCGCCGTACGCCTCGGTGACTCCAGGACGCGCGCGCTCTACGCGCTGCTGATGCTCACCCCGGCCGTGTGCACGCTCGCCCTCGCCGTGGTGACGGGCCCGTTCGCCCTGCTCGGCCTGGTCCACGGGCCGCTGGCGCTGCAGGGCGTACGCACCGTCGCCGGAATCGGCCGCGAGGCGGCGACCGGGCGGGCGCTCGTGCCCGTGCTGGGCGTCACCGGGCGCGCCGAGCTGTTCCTCGGTGTCGGGCTGCTCGTCGGCCTGGCTCTCTGA
- a CDS encoding peptidoglycan DD-metalloendopeptidase family protein, translating into MSGPTPRVRLRLLAVGAALVLTACSPGGASGTAEQSPAPTPGTSSAPFPSPTDSTPTDSAPSPTPAESSGTASADRPRVPRQRLPPDPRWLYFEDDRTRYASPWWTGRHRLQIAYGCTPAPYYVLDPRCDGTGFHHGYDFAIPCGTPLRAARPARVVSSAALGPAYGENSLLLRMRDDDGVTRDVVIGHTRRNLVAEGDTLRAGQRFAYASDSAVYTGCHLHFEVRPAGGSVTSAVDPRPLLELRPRRDEL; encoded by the coding sequence ATGAGCGGGCCGACCCCTCGCGTCCGGCTCCGTCTCCTCGCCGTCGGGGCGGCCCTCGTCCTCACCGCCTGCTCGCCGGGCGGCGCGTCCGGCACGGCCGAGCAGAGCCCCGCTCCGACCCCGGGCACCTCGTCGGCTCCCTTCCCCTCACCGACGGACTCCACGCCGACGGACTCCGCACCGAGCCCCACACCCGCGGAGTCGAGCGGGACCGCGTCGGCGGACCGTCCGCGCGTGCCCCGGCAGCGGCTCCCACCCGACCCGCGGTGGCTCTACTTCGAGGACGACCGGACCCGCTACGCCTCGCCGTGGTGGACGGGTCGCCACCGACTGCAGATCGCGTACGGCTGCACACCGGCGCCCTACTACGTGCTCGACCCGCGCTGCGACGGCACGGGCTTCCACCACGGCTACGACTTCGCGATCCCCTGCGGCACACCCCTGCGCGCGGCTCGGCCGGCGCGGGTCGTCTCCTCCGCGGCGCTGGGACCGGCGTACGGGGAGAACTCCCTGCTGCTCCGCATGAGGGACGACGACGGCGTCACGCGCGACGTCGTCATCGGTCACACCCGGCGCAACCTGGTCGCCGAGGGCGACACGCTGCGCGCGGGGCAGCGGTTCGCGTACGCCTCGGACTCCGCGGTGTACACGGGGTGCCACCTGCACTTCGAGGTGCGACCCGCCGGGGGCTCGGTCACCTCGGCCGTCGACCCGCGGCCGTTGCTCGAGCTGCGCCCCCGTCGCGACGAGCTCTGA